One part of the Bacteroidia bacterium genome encodes these proteins:
- a CDS encoding CHAT domain-containing protein, protein MPKNTPSPVVFLTFANDSKGAFLEALKPEQNGINSKLASFQKEGGIVHNAGSGIDEIMEGLNAFKGQISIFHFSGHSDGESLQLEGSDKEMLQGNDLISILKEEVQSAPKLKLVFLNACNSDGILEALKAIKVPAVILTDEAIPDRQAKQFSIALYRSLASGNTLETAFNQAKTVISTKDTKSQVFRKIDLAYLKKGKKKEGIPWGLHIQDEKVLRWKIMGKDPLADLPDVPQKYYLKLPKEPFINLRHFKKEHAGIFFGRGQEIAELYQKIEGEHPIILFHGQTGVGKSSLLEAGLLPRLEEEYQLQYVRRAEEGAIESLQAIFKLETAEGIYDAWIKHEKDQGKALIIILDQLEETFTKKNLPKAQAELNELFRILAECFDGETEKPKGKIILSYRKEYHPEIEELAYEFNLTFTELFLKRLSRAGIVEAIEGITENSFTQEKYGLQILDTAEGDLGGIIADDLLEDAESALAPALQILLSRMWKEAKNAEFSIALYQDLKKEGYLLQDFFHQQMETLETKNPEAVQSGLALDVLYAYTTKLGTATSHEDHKLKETYPHLGNKMDALLKELENLYLLTDKVKSRRSLSHDTLAPIIQKEHKDSDKPGQRAYRILESKMLNSTEETGILDEEDLSTVEAGKTGMRAWMKEEERLITDSQTAREKRKKRNRIILGLGIAAIIVILSISGVAAFLGVDGIERGKDGASALLAANSKDQRSINSTRSLRLAEAAYAADSLSPDPKVVTNLFSAYYQPLLHKKKFAEVNFIHAEPVQGAVFSQGEDKVLSWSYDGSVKLWDVSGKELAATEHESRVQGAVFSQGEDKILSWSRDRFEGKKGSIKLWDVSGKELATMEHESYVQGAVFSQGEDKILSWSDDGTVKLWDVSGKELAAMEHESDVQGAVFSQGEDKILSWSDDGTVKLWGVSGKELAAMEHESDVQGAVFSQGEDKILSWSDDGSVKLWDVLGKELAAMEHENSVLGAVFSQGEDKILSWSYDGSVKLWDVSGKELAAMEHERSVLGAVFSQGEDKILSWSYDGSVKLWDVLGKELAAMEHESIVQGAVFSQGEDKILSWSSDGSVKLWDVSGKELAAMEHERSVLGAVFSQGEDKILSWSIDGSVKLWDVLGKELAAMEHESYVDGAVFSQGEDKILSWSSDGSVKLWDVSGKELATMEHENIVQGAVFNQGEDKILSWSGKGFGSKGSVKLWDVSGKELAAMEHESDVLGAVFSQGEDKILSWSFDGSVKLWDVSGKELAAMEHENSVQGAVFSQGEDKILSWSSDGSVKLWDVLGKELAAMEHERSVLGAVFSQGEDKILSWSENGSVKLWDVSGKELAAMEHERLVLRAVFSQGEDKILSWSSDGSVKLWDVSGKELAAMEHERSVRGAVFSQGEDKILSWSEDGSVKLWDVLGKELAAMEHESYVDGAVFSQGEDKILSWSFDGSVKLWDVLGKELAAMEHESIVLGAIFNQGEDKILSWSEDGSVKLWDVSGKELATMEHERSVLGEAVFSQGEDKILSWSENGSVKLWDVSGKELATMEHESYIYGAVFSQGEDKILSWSEDGKIRIWLTPEALFKYLRTVPIAPLSDQEKEEYGIPKAYRKGY, encoded by the coding sequence CCAGTCAGCACCTAAACTAAAATTGGTCTTTCTGAACGCTTGCAATTCCGATGGAATCTTGGAAGCACTGAAAGCAATCAAAGTTCCTGCAGTTATCCTAACGGATGAAGCTATTCCTGATAGACAAGCTAAACAGTTTTCCATAGCGCTGTATCGCTCCCTGGCTTCAGGCAATACCCTGGAGACGGCCTTCAACCAGGCAAAGACGGTCATTTCTACTAAGGATACAAAATCCCAGGTATTTAGGAAGATTGATCTGGCTTATCTTAAGAAAGGGAAAAAAAAGGAAGGGATTCCCTGGGGCTTACACATACAAGACGAAAAGGTCTTGAGGTGGAAAATTATGGGTAAGGATCCTTTGGCCGATTTGCCAGATGTTCCCCAAAAGTATTATCTCAAACTTCCCAAAGAACCCTTCATCAACCTCAGGCATTTTAAAAAAGAACATGCAGGGATCTTCTTTGGCCGAGGGCAGGAAATCGCAGAGCTATACCAAAAGATCGAAGGTGAACATCCCATCATTCTTTTTCACGGACAGACGGGCGTAGGAAAATCTTCGCTTCTGGAAGCAGGCCTTTTACCCAGACTGGAGGAAGAATACCAACTCCAGTATGTTAGAAGAGCTGAAGAGGGAGCTATAGAATCCTTACAAGCTATTTTTAAACTCGAAACTGCAGAGGGAATTTATGATGCCTGGATCAAGCATGAAAAAGATCAGGGCAAAGCCTTGATCATAATTTTAGATCAATTGGAAGAGACCTTTACCAAAAAGAATCTTCCGAAAGCTCAGGCCGAACTCAATGAACTCTTCAGAATCCTTGCTGAATGCTTCGATGGAGAGACTGAAAAACCTAAGGGGAAAATCATTCTTTCCTATAGAAAAGAATATCATCCCGAGATAGAGGAATTGGCCTATGAGTTCAATCTGACTTTTACCGAGCTATTCTTGAAAAGACTTTCCCGGGCAGGTATCGTAGAGGCCATAGAAGGCATCACGGAAAATAGCTTTACTCAGGAAAAGTACGGCTTACAAATTCTGGATACTGCTGAGGGAGACTTAGGCGGAATTATAGCAGATGATCTCCTGGAAGATGCAGAAAGTGCGCTGGCTCCTGCCCTCCAGATATTGCTCAGTCGTATGTGGAAGGAAGCAAAAAATGCAGAATTCTCAATCGCCTTATACCAGGATTTAAAAAAAGAAGGCTATCTCCTGCAAGATTTCTTCCATCAACAGATGGAAACCCTCGAGACCAAAAATCCAGAAGCTGTACAATCGGGCCTTGCTCTGGATGTGCTCTATGCCTATACAACTAAACTCGGAACAGCGACTAGCCATGAAGACCATAAGCTCAAAGAGACATACCCTCATCTGGGAAATAAAATGGATGCTTTGCTGAAAGAATTGGAAAACCTCTACTTATTGACCGATAAAGTAAAGTCCCGTAGAAGCTTGAGTCATGACACTCTTGCACCCATCATCCAAAAAGAACATAAAGATTCGGATAAACCCGGTCAAAGAGCCTACAGGATTTTGGAAAGTAAAATGCTCAATTCCACTGAGGAAACAGGTATCCTGGATGAGGAAGATTTGTCTACCGTAGAAGCAGGCAAAACAGGCATGAGGGCATGGATGAAGGAGGAAGAGCGCTTAATTACAGATAGCCAAACAGCCCGAGAAAAAAGAAAAAAACGAAATCGAATCATTCTGGGTTTAGGCATTGCTGCTATTATTGTCATTTTATCCATTTCAGGAGTAGCCGCTTTTCTAGGAGTAGATGGGATAGAGAGAGGGAAGGATGGAGCCTCGGCACTTCTAGCGGCAAATTCAAAAGATCAGAGATCTATCAACTCTACCAGATCTTTAAGATTGGCTGAGGCGGCCTACGCCGCTGATAGTCTGAGTCCTGATCCTAAAGTGGTGACAAACCTGTTTTCAGCCTATTATCAACCGCTCTTGCACAAGAAAAAGTTTGCAGAGGTAAACTTTATTCATGCGGAGCCTGTCCAAGGGGCGGTCTTCAGCCAGGGGGAAGATAAGGTACTGAGCTGGTCATATGATGGCTCTGTCAAGCTCTGGGATGTCTCGGGCAAAGAGCTGGCTGCTACGGAGCATGAGAGTAGAGTCCAAGGGGCGGTCTTTAGCCAGGGGGAAGATAAGATCCTCAGCTGGTCCAGGGATCGTTTTGAAGGTAAGAAGGGCTCTATCAAGCTCTGGGATGTCTCGGGCAAAGAGCTGGCTACTATGGAGCATGAGAGTTATGTCCAAGGGGCTGTCTTTAGCCAGGGGGAAGATAAGATCCTCAGCTGGTCAGATGATGGCACTGTCAAGCTCTGGGATGTCTCGGGCAAAGAGCTGGCTGCTATGGAGCATGAGAGTGATGTCCAAGGGGCTGTATTTAGCCAGGGGGAAGATAAGATCCTCAGCTGGTCAGATGATGGCACTGTCAAGCTCTGGGGTGTATCGGGCAAAGAGCTGGCTGCTATGGAGCATGAGAGTGATGTCCAAGGGGCTGTCTTTAGCCAGGGAGAAGATAAGATCCTCAGCTGGTCAGATGATGGCTCTGTCAAGCTCTGGGATGTCTTGGGCAAAGAGCTGGCTGCTATGGAGCATGAGAACAGTGTCCTAGGGGCTGTCTTTAGCCAGGGGGAAGATAAGATCCTCAGCTGGTCATATGATGGCTCTGTCAAGCTCTGGGATGTCTCGGGCAAAGAGCTGGCTGCTATGGAGCATGAGAGGAGTGTCCTAGGGGCTGTCTTTAGCCAGGGGGAAGATAAGATCCTCAGCTGGTCATATGATGGCTCTGTCAAGCTCTGGGATGTCTTGGGCAAAGAATTGGCCGCTATGGAGCATGAGAGCATTGTCCAAGGGGCGGTCTTCAGCCAGGGGGAAGATAAGATCCTCAGCTGGTCATCTGATGGCTCTGTCAAGCTCTGGGATGTCTCGGGCAAAGAGCTGGCTGCTATGGAGCATGAGAGGAGTGTCCTAGGGGCTGTCTTTAGCCAGGGGGAAGATAAGATCCTCAGCTGGTCAATTGATGGCTCTGTTAAGCTCTGGGATGTCTTGGGCAAAGAGCTGGCTGCTATGGAGCATGAGAGTTATGTCGATGGCGCTGTCTTTAGCCAGGGGGAAGATAAGATCCTCAGCTGGTCATCTGATGGCTCTGTCAAGCTCTGGGATGTCTCGGGCAAAGAACTGGCTACTATGGAGCATGAGAACATTGTCCAAGGGGCTGTCTTTAACCAGGGGGAAGATAAGATCCTCAGTTGGTCTGGGAAGGGGTTTGGAAGCAAGGGCTCTGTCAAGCTCTGGGATGTCTCGGGCAAAGAGCTGGCTGCTATGGAGCATGAGAGTGATGTCCTAGGGGCTGTCTTTAGCCAGGGGGAAGATAAGATCCTCAGCTGGTCATTTGATGGCTCTGTCAAGCTCTGGGATGTCTCGGGCAAAGAATTGGCTGCTATGGAGCATGAGAACAGTGTCCAAGGGGCTGTCTTTAGCCAGGGGGAAGATAAGATCCTCAGCTGGTCATCTGATGGCTCTGTCAAGCTCTGGGATGTCTTGGGCAAAGAGCTGGCTGCTATGGAGCATGAGAGGAGTGTCCTAGGGGCTGTCTTTAGCCAGGGGGAAGATAAGATCCTCAGCTGGTCAGAAAATGGCTCTGTCAAGCTCTGGGATGTCTCGGGCAAAGAGCTGGCTGCAATGGAGCATGAGAGACTTGTCCTTAGGGCGGTCTTTAGCCAAGGGGAAGATAAGATCCTCAGCTGGTCTTCTGATGGCTCAGTCAAACTCTGGGATGTCTCGGGCAAAGAGCTGGCTGCTATGGAGCATGAGAGGAGTGTCCGAGGGGCGGTCTTTAGCCAGGGGGAAGATAAGATCCTCAGCTGGTCAGAGGATGGCTCTGTTAAGCTCTGGGATGTCTTGGGCAAAGAATTGGCTGCTATGGAGCATGAGAGTTATGTCGATGGCGCTGTCTTTAGCCAGGGGGAAGATAAGATCCTCAGCTGGTCATTTGATGGCTCTGTTAAGCTCTGGGATGTCTTGGGCAAAGAGCTGGCTGCTATGGAGCATGAGAGCATTGTCCTAGGGGCTATCTTTAACCAGGGGGAAGATAAGATCCTCAGCTGGTCAGAGGATGGCTCTGTCAAGCTCTGGGATGTCTCGGGCAAAGAGCTGGCCACTATGGAGCATGAGAGGAGTGTCCTAGGGGAGGCTGTCTTTAGCCAGGGGGAAGATAAGATCCTCAGCTGGTCAGAAAATGGCTCTGTCAAGCTCTGGGATGTCTCGGGCAAAGAGCTGGCCACTATGGAGCATGAGAGTTATATCTACGGCGCTGTCTTTAGCCAGGGGGAAGATAAGATCCTCAGCTGGTCAGAGGATGGGAAGATTAGAATTTGGCTGACACCTGAAGCATTATTTAAGTACCTCAGAACTGTACCCATAGCTCCTCTTTCGGATCAGGAAAAAGAGGAATATGGCATTCCTAAAGCCTATCGAAAAGGCTACTAA